Within the Streptomyces sp. YIM 121038 genome, the region CATCGATCCCCCACTGACACGCCGCCTACTGCTGCGGCCCCCGTGTAGCCAGCACGTGTCAATGATAGGTCAACGCCTTCTCCCAGAGGGGTAGTTGGCGATGACGGATGCCGCCCGGGCGGCGAGGGGGTGGAGGGGAGAGCCGTCCGCGCCTCGTGGGCGCGTCAGGACCTGCGGACCGCCGTCACGTCGAACTCCAGGGTCACCTTCGGGCCGACCATGAGGGTGGTCATGCTGTTCCAGTTCACGCCCCAGGTACGGCGGTCGATGGTGGTGCTGCCCGTGAAGCCGAGCCGGACGCCGCCGTCGGGGGCGGTGGCGGCGTCGGCCAGGGCGACGTCCAGGGTGACCGGTGCGGTCACGTCCCGGATGGTCAGCTCTCCGGCCACCTTGTAGCGGGTGCCGTCGACCTGGCGTACGTGGACCGAGGTGAAGG harbors:
- a CDS encoding YceI family protein; this encodes MPTITELSELTGDYVFDTAHTRIRFVARHTMSTRVRGEFGEFEGGAVLDGDRPERSSARLTISAASILTRNQQRDDLLRDKFLDADHHPALTFTSVHVRQVDGTRYKVAGELTIRDVTAPVTLDVALADAATAPDGGVRLGFTGSTTIDRRTWGVNWNSMTTLMVGPKVTLEFDVTAVRRS